In the genome of Triticum urartu cultivar G1812 chromosome 5, Tu2.1, whole genome shotgun sequence, one region contains:
- the LOC125556391 gene encoding flotillin-like protein 2 produces the protein MASFHVADASEYLAITGWGIDDVKLAKKAWVFVGQQCKKFCISPVNYEFEVHAMSAEKLPFILPAVFTIGPKISAIGDEQADKEELQAQLLLYAKLIAPLHHNTSHVHDLVKGVIEGETRVLAAELTMEEIFKGTKTFKEKVFDRVQLELKQFGLFIYNANVKQLVDVPGHEYFSYLGQKTQQDAANQAKVDVAEARMKGEVGAKEREGLTRQNAAKVDAETKVLSVRQMGQGQKEEAKVKAEVQVFENAREADIAAAKAELAMKKAGWDKQAKVAEVEAAKAVAIREAELQMEVEIKNAMRQTEKLKAEQLSKATVQYDTQVQDSNALLYSRQKAAEAALFEQMRTAEARKAQADAKFFEQKMAEDAKLYAKQKEAESVALVGKAKTEYVASMLQALGGNYHALRDYLMIDSGMYTEMARINAGAVNGMQPKISIWSNGGDAGGEAAAGSALQQVAGVYKMLPPLVSTVHEQTGMSPPAWMCTLPKDGAAN, from the exons ATGGCGAGTTTTCATGTCGCCGACGCGTCGGAGTACCTGGCCATCACCGGGTGGGGCATCGATGACGTGAAGCTCGCGAAGAAGGCGTGGGTGTTCGTCGGGCAGCAATGCAAGAAGTTCTGCATCTCGCCGGTCAACTACGAGTTCGAGGTGCACGCCATGAGCGCCGAGAAGCTGCCCTTCATCCTCCCCGCCGTCTTCACCATCGGCCCCAAGATCAGCGCCATAGGCGACGAGCAGGCGGACAAGGAGGAGCTCCAGGCGCAGCTCCTGCTCTACGCCAAGCTTATCGCCCCGCTGCATCACAACACCAGCCACGTCCATGACCTCGTCAAGGGGGTCATCGAGGGCGAGACCCGCGTGCTCGCCGCCGAGCTCACCATGGAGGAGATCTTCAAGGGGACAAAGACCTTCAAGGAGAAGGTGTTCGACAGGGTACAGCTGGAGCTCAAGCAGTTCGGGCTCTTCATCTACAACGCCAACGTGAAGCAGCTGGTGGACGTGCCGGGGCACGAGTACTTCTCCTACCTCGGCCAGAAGACGCAGCAGGACGCCGCGAACCAGGCCAAGGTGGACGTGGCCGAGGCCCGGATGAAGGGAGAGGTGGGCGCCAAGGAGAGGGAGGGGCTGACCCGGCAGAACGCCGCCAAGGTGGACGCCGAGACCAAGGTGCTGTCGGTGCGGCAGATGGGTCAGGGGCAAAAGGAGGAGGCCAAGGTGAAGGCCGAGGTGCAGGTGTTCGAGAATGCAAGGGAGGCAGACATCGCCGCGGCCAAGGCGGAGCTCGCCATGAAGAAGGCCGGGTGGGACAAGCAGGCCAAGGTGGCTGAGGTTGAGGCAGCCAAGGCCGTGGCCATCCGCGAGGCCGAGCTCCAGATGGAGGTCGAGATTAAGAACGCCATGCGCCAGACTGAGAAGCTCAAGGCCGAACAGCTCAGCAAGGCCACCGTGCAGTACGACACACAG GTTCAAGATTCAAACGCGCTGTTGTACAGCAGGCAGAAGGCAGCTGAGGCGGCGCTGTTCGAGCAGATGAGAACGGCGGAGGCGCGcaaggcgcaggccgacgccaaGTTCTTCGAGCAGAAGATGGCCGAGGACGCCAAGCTCTACGCTAAGCAGAAGGAGGCGGAGTCGGTGGCTCTGGTGGGCAAGGCCAAGACAGAGTACGTGGCGTCCATGCTCCAGGCGCTCGGCGGCAACTACCACGCCCTCAGAGACTACCTCATGATCGACTCCGGCATGTACACGGAGATGGCTCGCATCAACGCCGGAGCTGTCAACGGCATGCAGCCCAAGATCAGTATCTGGAGTAACGGTGGCGACGCAGGCGGAGAGGCTGCCGCCGGCAGCGCGCTGCAGCAGGTGGCCGGGGTGTACAAGATGCTCCCGCCGCTTGTGTCGACGGTGCACGAACAGACAGGGATGTCGCCGCCGGCGTGGATGTGTACGCTGCCCAAGGACGGTGCTGCCAACTGA
- the LOC125510016 gene encoding ATPase family AAA domain-containing protein At1g05910 isoform X2, with protein sequence MAGMAGKGDESVAPVRSSDRLRQRPKYYGRGYLYYSPNMRNKMNSNKKRTAASQIAKKLLRKPAAREPPADSIAANLRRSTRKRRMSVTLEDYGTDSSSMEDDDLMRPRYRSSSKSKGDDQVSARPKRKKMSNSNSIPRREGLRPRRSLRGQRHLPYQVSDDDQESSEEEHEQDQRENGNEIEEDGANEEEIDGGDEAEEDGDDEDGEEEQEVRRRYDLRDRAEVRRPSPQKEGKHRPQSPRRVLVQGVGPKNSKYLKKGGSRMHKRPRFSMPDDSDDSLLVDEPDEGPSMPWMRSGRGGMPPWLMGGLDMHNSAAWGLNAGASGWGHQGDTGVSTSSLMPGAQTAGPSSKGGADIQPLQIDESVSFNDIGGLSEYIDALKEMVFFPLLYPDFFANYHITPPRGVLLCGPPGTGKTLIARALACAASKAGQKVSFYMRKGADVLSKWVGEAERQLKLLFEEAQKNQPAIIFFDEIDGLAPVRSSKQEQIHNSIVSTLLALMDGLDSRGQVVLIGATNRIDAIDGALRRPGRFDREFYFPLPGYEARAEILDIHTRKWKEPPPKELKMELAASCVGYCGADLKALCTEAAIRAFREKYPQVYTSDDKFVIDVDSVRVERNHFLEAMSTITPAAHRGSIVHSRPLSPVIAPCLKRHLEKIMERISDIFPYLSALDLSKYSTLSYGSSIPLVYRPRLLMCGVEGVGLDHVGPAVLHELEKFPVHSLGLPSLLSDPSAKTPEEALVHIFGEARRTTPSILYLPQFHLWWDTAHEQLRAVLLTLLNELASNLPVLLLGTSSVAFDDLEEECASIFSSRNVYQVDRPSDDDRLRYFSILFESLLSLQMEDSRSKSKEQKSIDLPKAPKKVDGPKVSELKAKAEAEQHAVRRMRMCLRDICNRILYNKRFTAFHFPVSEEEVPDYRTIVHNPMDMAAVLQRVDSGQYFSQAAFLKDINLIVTNAKTYNGDDYNGSRIVSRACELRDVVQGMLSQMDPSLVSFCDKIAAQGGPLQAMDDEDSSILQAPPVVQLVSVTRTSARLRNVQPEVDLSRSYEVLKRHKKSTENEHGTSAKESTARDGTSSGDVDLSKPTSPEEAPKGPHSNGPLKEADKAPDEAPPILPGSPPDPMETDNGEDSAMPTSDDTLEQLEGLKQRFMELTVGYGVPQLERLYSRIMKGAIELTGIRGFTGFPCVHSVVCWSNNPEELSMPPDVVM encoded by the exons ATGGCAGGAATGGCCGGGAAGGGGGACGAATCGGTTGCGCCCGTGAGGTCCAGCGACCGGCTGCGGCAGCGGCCCAAGTACTACGGGCGGGGATACCTGTACTACTCGCCCAACATGCGCAACAAGATGAACTCCAACAAGAAGCGGACGGCTGCATCGCAGATCGCCAAGAAGCTGCTTCGCAAGCCAGCTGCACGGGAACCTCCTGCCGAT TCCATTGCAGCAAATCTGCGCCGTTCAACGCGGAAGCGAAGAATGTCCGTAACTCTGGAGGACTATGGCACAGATAGTTCCAGTATGGAAGATGATGACCTTATG AGACCCAGATATCGGTCTTCATCAAAGAGTAAAGGGGATGATCAAGTGTCGGCACGGCCGAAGCGCAAGAAAATGTCTAACTCTAACTCCATTCCCCGCCGTGAAGGTTTAAGGCCTAGAAGATCTCTGCGGGGACAAAGGCATCTTCCATACCAAGTTTCTGATGATGATCAGGAAAGTTCTGAAGAAGAACATGAACAAGATCAGAGAGAAAATGGCAATGAAATCGAAGAGGATGGTGCCAATGAAGAGGAGATTGATGGAGGTGATGAAGCTGAAGAAGATGGAGATGATGAAGACGGCGAGGAAGAGCAAGAAGTTAGGAGGAGATATGATCTAAGGGATCGTGCAGAAGTTCGTAGACCCTCCCCACAGAAGGAAGGGAAGCACAGACCACAATCTCCCCGCAGAGTACTTGtacaaggagttggtccaaagaACAGCAAGTATTTAAAAAAAGGTGGTTCACGCATGCATAAGCGCCCTCGTTTTTCAATGCCAGATGATTCAGATGATTCTCTTCTTGTGGATGAGCCGGATGAAGGTCCATCCATGCCATGGATGCGTAGTGGGAGAGGTGGTATGCCACCATGGCTTATGGGTGGATTGGACATGCATAATTCAGCAGCATGGGGTCTCAATGCTGGAGCATCTGGATGGGGTCATCAGGGTGATACTGGAGTCAGTACTTCATCACTTATGCCAGGGGCACAAACTGCTGGCCCAAGTTCCAAGGGAGGAGCTGATATTCAGCCTCTGCAGATTGATGAGAGTGTAAGTTTTAATGATATTGGAGGTTTGTCTGAGTACATTGATGCCTTAAAGGAAATGGTGTTCTTCCCTTTGCTGTATCCAGATTTTTTTGCAAACTATCACATAACTCCTCCTAGGGGAGTTCTTCTCTGTGGACCTCCTGGTACAGGGAAGACATTGATTGCCCGTGCATTAGCTTGTGCTGCCTCTAAAGCTGGCCAGAAGGTCAGCTTTTATATGCGAAAAGGAGCTGATGTTCTTAGTAAATGGGTTGGAGAGGCTGAAAGGCAGCTCAAGTTGCTTTTTGAGGAAGCTCAAAAGAATCAGCCTGCAATCATATTTTTTGATGAAATAGATGGCCTTGCCCCTGTGAGATCTAGCAAGCAAGAGCAGATTCACAATTCAATAGTCTCAACATTGCTTGCTTTGATGGACGGTCTTGATTCACGTGGACAAGTTGTTTTGATTGGAGCAACCAATCGGATTGATGCCATTGATGGGGCATTGCGTAGACCTGGCCGTTTTGATCGCGAGTTCTATTTTCCTTTACCTGGCTATGAGGCACGAGCTGAAATACTGGATATTCATACACGGAAATGGAAGGAACCCCCGCCAAAGGAGCTAAAGATGGAGCTTGCTGCGAGCTGTGTTGGGTATTGTGGTGCTGATTTGAAAGCATTATGTACTGAAGCTGCTATTCGAGCATTTAGGGAGAAATATCCTCAGGTTTACACAAGTGATGACAAGTTTGTCATTGATGTAGACTCGGTCAGGGTTGAGAGGAACCACTTCTTGGAAGCTATGTCTACAATAACTCCAGCTGCACATAGGGGATCAATTGTGCATTCAAGACCACTGTCACCGGTTATTGCTCCATGTTTGAAGAGACATCTTGAGAAGATAATGGAAAGGATTTCTGATATTTTTCCTTACCTTTCAGCATTGGATCTTAGCAAATACTCTACCCTTTCATATGGATCTTCCATCCCTCTTGTTTATAGGCCTCGCCTTTTGATGTGTGGCGTTGAGGGTGTTGGACTG GATCATGTTGGGCCAGCTGTTTTGCATGAGCTTGAGAAATTTCCTGTGCACTCCTTGGGGCTGCCATCTCTTCTCTCTGATCCAAGTGCAAAGACACCTGAAGAAGCTCTTGTGCATATTTTTGGGGAAGCAAGGAGAACAACACCGTCCATACTCTACTTGCCACAGTTCCATCTTTGGTGGGATACG GCACATGAACAGCTTAGGGCAGTGTTATTGACTCTTCTGAATGAATTGGCATCCAACCTTCCAGTATTGTTGCTAGGAACATCATCAGTGGCCTTTGATGATCTCGAAGAAGAGTGTGCTTCCATATTTTCTTCTCGTAATGT ATATCAAGTGGATCGACCAAGTGATGATGATAGATTAAGATACTTCAGTATACTGTTTGAGTCACTGCTCTCACTTCAAATGGAAGATTCAAGAAGCAAGTCAAAAGAGCAAAAGTCTATTGATCTTCCAAAAGCACCAAAGAAAGTAGATGGGCCTAAGGTTTCTGAGCTGAAAGCTAAGGCAGAAGCTGAGCAACACGCTGTTCGTCGGATGAGAATGTGTCTACGAGATATTTGTAACCG CATTCTATACAACAAAAGGTTCACTGCATTTCACTTCCCAGTATCAGAAGAGGAAGTACCTGACTATCGAACAATAGTTCACAACCCCATGGATATGGCTGCTGTCTTGCAGCGGGTGGACTCTGGACAGTACTTCTCTCAGGCAGCATTTTTGAAGGATATTAATCTTATAGTCACCAATGCAAAG ACTTATAATGGCGACGATTACAATGGATCTAGGATCGTGAGCAGAGCATGTGAACTTCGAGATGTG GTGCAAGGTATGTTGTCACAGATGGACCCATCGTTGGTATCCTTTTGTGATAAAATTGCTGCACAAGGGGGACCACTGCAGGCTATGGATGATGAGGATAGCTCCATTCTCCAAGCGCCGCCTGTTGTTCAGTTAGTTTCTGTTACTAGAACAAGTGCGAGGCTTCGTAATGTACAACCAGAAGTTGATCTGTCACGAAGTTATGAGGTGCTAAAGCGGCACAAGAAAAGCACTGAAAACGAACATG GCACCTCTGCCAAAGAATCGACAGCAAGAGACGGAACGTCTTCTGGCGATGTAGATCTGTCAAAGCCAACTTCCCCAGAGGAAGCTCCAAAAGGACCACATTCAAATGGCCCTTTGAAAGAAGCTGACAAAGCACCAGATGAAGCACCTCCAATTCTACCTGGTTCTCCTCCCGACCCAATGGAGACTGACAATGGCGAAGATTCTGCCATGCCTACCAGCGATGACACGCTTGAACAGCTGGAAGGCTTGAAACAGCGCTTCATGGAGCTCACCGTGGGCTACGGGGTGCCGCAGCTCGAGAGGCTCTACTCGCGGATAATGAAAGGCGCGATAGAGTTGACAG GAATAAGAGGTTTTACTGGTTTTCCCTGTGTACATTCTGTTGTCTGTTGGAGCAACAACCCCGAGGAGCTGTCCATGCCTCCTGATGTAGTGATGTAA
- the LOC125510016 gene encoding ATPase family AAA domain-containing protein At1g05910 isoform X1 — translation MAGMAGKGDESVAPVRSSDRLRQRPKYYGRGYLYYSPNMRNKMNSNKKRTAASQIAKKLLRKPAAREPPADSIAANLRRSTRKRRMSVTLEDYGTDSSSMEDDDLMRPRYRSSSKSKGDDQVSARPKRKKMSNSNSIPRREGLRPRRSLRGQRHLPYQVSDDDQESSEEEHEQDQRENGNEIEEDGANEEEIDGGDEAEEDGDDEDGEEEQEVRRRYDLRDRAEVRRPSPQKEGKHRPQSPRRVLVQGVGPKNSKYLKKGGSRMHKRPRFSMPDDSDDSLLVDEPDEGPSMPWMRSGRGGMPPWLMGGLDMHNSAAWGLNAGASGWGHQGDTGVSTSSLMPGAQTAGPSSKGGADIQPLQIDESVSFNDIGGLSEYIDALKEMVFFPLLYPDFFANYHITPPRGVLLCGPPGTGKTLIARALACAASKAGQKVSFYMRKGADVLSKWVGEAERQLKLLFEEAQKNQPAIIFFDEIDGLAPVRSSKQEQIHNSIVSTLLALMDGLDSRGQVVLIGATNRIDAIDGALRRPGRFDREFYFPLPGYEARAEILDIHTRKWKEPPPKELKMELAASCVGYCGADLKALCTEAAIRAFREKYPQVYTSDDKFVIDVDSVRVERNHFLEAMSTITPAAHRGSIVHSRPLSPVIAPCLKRHLEKIMERISDIFPYLSALDLSKYSTLSYGSSIPLVYRPRLLMCGVEGVGLDHVGPAVLHELEKFPVHSLGLPSLLSDPSAKTPEEALVHIFGEARRTTPSILYLPQFHLWWDTAHEQLRAVLLTLLNELASNLPVLLLGTSSVAFDDLEEECASIFSSRNVYQVDRPSDDDRLRYFSILFESLLSLQMEDSRSKSKEQKSIDLPKAPKKVDGPKVSELKAKAEAEQHAVRRMRMCLRDICNRILYNKRFTAFHFPVSEEEVPDYRTIVHNPMDMAAVLQRVDSGQYFSQAAFLKDINLIVTNAKTYNGDDYNGSRIVSRACELRDVVQGMLSQMDPSLVSFCDKIAAQGGPLQAMDDEDSSILQAPPVVQLVSVTRTSARLRNVQPEVDLSRSYEVLKRHKKSTENEHGTSAKESTARDGTSSGDVDLSKPTSPEEAPKGPHSNGPLKEADKAPDEAPPILPGSPPDPMETDNGEDSAMPTSDDTLEQLEGLKQRFMELTVGYGVPQLERLYSRIMKGAIELTGKETNKDHRRLVVRHLLAFVENSDNF, via the exons ATGGCAGGAATGGCCGGGAAGGGGGACGAATCGGTTGCGCCCGTGAGGTCCAGCGACCGGCTGCGGCAGCGGCCCAAGTACTACGGGCGGGGATACCTGTACTACTCGCCCAACATGCGCAACAAGATGAACTCCAACAAGAAGCGGACGGCTGCATCGCAGATCGCCAAGAAGCTGCTTCGCAAGCCAGCTGCACGGGAACCTCCTGCCGAT TCCATTGCAGCAAATCTGCGCCGTTCAACGCGGAAGCGAAGAATGTCCGTAACTCTGGAGGACTATGGCACAGATAGTTCCAGTATGGAAGATGATGACCTTATG AGACCCAGATATCGGTCTTCATCAAAGAGTAAAGGGGATGATCAAGTGTCGGCACGGCCGAAGCGCAAGAAAATGTCTAACTCTAACTCCATTCCCCGCCGTGAAGGTTTAAGGCCTAGAAGATCTCTGCGGGGACAAAGGCATCTTCCATACCAAGTTTCTGATGATGATCAGGAAAGTTCTGAAGAAGAACATGAACAAGATCAGAGAGAAAATGGCAATGAAATCGAAGAGGATGGTGCCAATGAAGAGGAGATTGATGGAGGTGATGAAGCTGAAGAAGATGGAGATGATGAAGACGGCGAGGAAGAGCAAGAAGTTAGGAGGAGATATGATCTAAGGGATCGTGCAGAAGTTCGTAGACCCTCCCCACAGAAGGAAGGGAAGCACAGACCACAATCTCCCCGCAGAGTACTTGtacaaggagttggtccaaagaACAGCAAGTATTTAAAAAAAGGTGGTTCACGCATGCATAAGCGCCCTCGTTTTTCAATGCCAGATGATTCAGATGATTCTCTTCTTGTGGATGAGCCGGATGAAGGTCCATCCATGCCATGGATGCGTAGTGGGAGAGGTGGTATGCCACCATGGCTTATGGGTGGATTGGACATGCATAATTCAGCAGCATGGGGTCTCAATGCTGGAGCATCTGGATGGGGTCATCAGGGTGATACTGGAGTCAGTACTTCATCACTTATGCCAGGGGCACAAACTGCTGGCCCAAGTTCCAAGGGAGGAGCTGATATTCAGCCTCTGCAGATTGATGAGAGTGTAAGTTTTAATGATATTGGAGGTTTGTCTGAGTACATTGATGCCTTAAAGGAAATGGTGTTCTTCCCTTTGCTGTATCCAGATTTTTTTGCAAACTATCACATAACTCCTCCTAGGGGAGTTCTTCTCTGTGGACCTCCTGGTACAGGGAAGACATTGATTGCCCGTGCATTAGCTTGTGCTGCCTCTAAAGCTGGCCAGAAGGTCAGCTTTTATATGCGAAAAGGAGCTGATGTTCTTAGTAAATGGGTTGGAGAGGCTGAAAGGCAGCTCAAGTTGCTTTTTGAGGAAGCTCAAAAGAATCAGCCTGCAATCATATTTTTTGATGAAATAGATGGCCTTGCCCCTGTGAGATCTAGCAAGCAAGAGCAGATTCACAATTCAATAGTCTCAACATTGCTTGCTTTGATGGACGGTCTTGATTCACGTGGACAAGTTGTTTTGATTGGAGCAACCAATCGGATTGATGCCATTGATGGGGCATTGCGTAGACCTGGCCGTTTTGATCGCGAGTTCTATTTTCCTTTACCTGGCTATGAGGCACGAGCTGAAATACTGGATATTCATACACGGAAATGGAAGGAACCCCCGCCAAAGGAGCTAAAGATGGAGCTTGCTGCGAGCTGTGTTGGGTATTGTGGTGCTGATTTGAAAGCATTATGTACTGAAGCTGCTATTCGAGCATTTAGGGAGAAATATCCTCAGGTTTACACAAGTGATGACAAGTTTGTCATTGATGTAGACTCGGTCAGGGTTGAGAGGAACCACTTCTTGGAAGCTATGTCTACAATAACTCCAGCTGCACATAGGGGATCAATTGTGCATTCAAGACCACTGTCACCGGTTATTGCTCCATGTTTGAAGAGACATCTTGAGAAGATAATGGAAAGGATTTCTGATATTTTTCCTTACCTTTCAGCATTGGATCTTAGCAAATACTCTACCCTTTCATATGGATCTTCCATCCCTCTTGTTTATAGGCCTCGCCTTTTGATGTGTGGCGTTGAGGGTGTTGGACTG GATCATGTTGGGCCAGCTGTTTTGCATGAGCTTGAGAAATTTCCTGTGCACTCCTTGGGGCTGCCATCTCTTCTCTCTGATCCAAGTGCAAAGACACCTGAAGAAGCTCTTGTGCATATTTTTGGGGAAGCAAGGAGAACAACACCGTCCATACTCTACTTGCCACAGTTCCATCTTTGGTGGGATACG GCACATGAACAGCTTAGGGCAGTGTTATTGACTCTTCTGAATGAATTGGCATCCAACCTTCCAGTATTGTTGCTAGGAACATCATCAGTGGCCTTTGATGATCTCGAAGAAGAGTGTGCTTCCATATTTTCTTCTCGTAATGT ATATCAAGTGGATCGACCAAGTGATGATGATAGATTAAGATACTTCAGTATACTGTTTGAGTCACTGCTCTCACTTCAAATGGAAGATTCAAGAAGCAAGTCAAAAGAGCAAAAGTCTATTGATCTTCCAAAAGCACCAAAGAAAGTAGATGGGCCTAAGGTTTCTGAGCTGAAAGCTAAGGCAGAAGCTGAGCAACACGCTGTTCGTCGGATGAGAATGTGTCTACGAGATATTTGTAACCG CATTCTATACAACAAAAGGTTCACTGCATTTCACTTCCCAGTATCAGAAGAGGAAGTACCTGACTATCGAACAATAGTTCACAACCCCATGGATATGGCTGCTGTCTTGCAGCGGGTGGACTCTGGACAGTACTTCTCTCAGGCAGCATTTTTGAAGGATATTAATCTTATAGTCACCAATGCAAAG ACTTATAATGGCGACGATTACAATGGATCTAGGATCGTGAGCAGAGCATGTGAACTTCGAGATGTG GTGCAAGGTATGTTGTCACAGATGGACCCATCGTTGGTATCCTTTTGTGATAAAATTGCTGCACAAGGGGGACCACTGCAGGCTATGGATGATGAGGATAGCTCCATTCTCCAAGCGCCGCCTGTTGTTCAGTTAGTTTCTGTTACTAGAACAAGTGCGAGGCTTCGTAATGTACAACCAGAAGTTGATCTGTCACGAAGTTATGAGGTGCTAAAGCGGCACAAGAAAAGCACTGAAAACGAACATG GCACCTCTGCCAAAGAATCGACAGCAAGAGACGGAACGTCTTCTGGCGATGTAGATCTGTCAAAGCCAACTTCCCCAGAGGAAGCTCCAAAAGGACCACATTCAAATGGCCCTTTGAAAGAAGCTGACAAAGCACCAGATGAAGCACCTCCAATTCTACCTGGTTCTCCTCCCGACCCAATGGAGACTGACAATGGCGAAGATTCTGCCATGCCTACCAGCGATGACACGCTTGAACAGCTGGAAGGCTTGAAACAGCGCTTCATGGAGCTCACCGTGGGCTACGGGGTGCCGCAGCTCGAGAGGCTCTACTCGCGGATAATGAAAGGCGCGATAGAGTTGACAGGTAAAGAAACCAACAAGGATCATAGACGGTTAGTTGTTAGGCATTTGTTGGCATTCGTTGAGAACAGCGACAATTTTTAA
- the LOC125510017 gene encoding transcription factor 25-like: protein MSGRLVRRVLQEREASPQDPAEDALVVVQEEEEEEEAGSPTRVAARNPFDLLDDDDDEPEEDKEDEVHTDQTASYTEQKQYVKKKPNGAVPETNKKSKKKKKKGKAEPPASAKSRDEKSLDSILEDLAIEKRPMQKSVHQNDRATGKEIETIEMTAGTSSVLAIDPKHLKAENEMRRIFGSKVVDSLENQRNMPGTSRQVRGVRRAGLNPRRTLLVSPPGFWPAWDKSMSMDLVETKGSLNYFRYVYDPSVSHVQELFEAAKSANDLNAIAAILAKYPYHPDSLLTFADLFKYSGEHQSSADAVEKCLFALECAWHPLFNPLQGNYQLKYSHDLNKPFFTALFCHMKNLDRRGCHRSALEACKFLLSLDSDDPKGALFCIDYFALRSQQYKWLEQFAEEYQCDNSLWLFPNFSFSLAIARFYLERDAEDVSDHADKSTAVDLMKQALMLHPLVLSKIVDKAPLKDSSWTQILKNAFFGSAKPGSPSLEHVINIYVERHYIMWRFPELQNLLKEAALLVIESLKHDSREAQDWACVMKEAFSSEKNEYSHLLVSDFSDTTPSLPPEELRPFMVGPGMAHDMPPVEQEAGPERIHAPLEVAGHNALRVFLESLLPWVNYGDNRHGGNGQHDDD, encoded by the exons ATGTCCGGCAGGCTGGTCCGGCGGGTCCTCCAGGAGAGGGAGGCCTCCCCGCAGGACCCCGCCGAGGACGCCCTCGTGGTGGTgcaggaggaagaggaggaggaggaggcgggctCCCCTACCCGCGTCGCCGCCAGGAACCCCTTCGACCtcctcgacgacgacgacgacgagccAGAAGAGGACAAG GAAGATGAAGTGCATACTGATCAAACTGCGAGTTATACAGAACAGAAACAATATGTGAAAAAGAAGCCTAACGGCGCTGTTCCTGAAACAAACAAgaaatcaaagaagaagaagaaaaagggcaaggCGGAACCACCAGCCTCGGCGAAGTCGAGGGATGAGAAATCACTGGACTCAATTCTGGAAGATCTAGCTATTGAAAAGAGGCCCATGCAAAAAAGTGTTCATCAAAATGACAGAGCAACTGGGAAGGAGATTGAGACAATTGAAATGACTGCTGGGACATCCTCAGTTCTTGCAATTGATCCCAAACATCTCAAGGCTGAAAATGAGATGAGGCGCATTTTTGGATCAAAGGTAGTTGATTCACTTGAAAACCAGCGGAATATGCCTGGCACTTCAAGGCAAGTGCGTGGTGTTAGGCGTGCTGGCCTTAATCCTAGAAGAACCCTACTTGTATCTCCACCTGGCTTCTGGCCAGCATGGGATAAGTCAATGTCAATGGATCTTGTTGAGACAAAGGGAAGTTTGAATTATTTCAG GTACGTATATGATCCTTCTGTCAGCCATGTGCAGGAATTGTTTGAAGCTGCCAAGTCAGCCAATGACCTCAATGCCATTGCTGCTATATTAGCAAAATACCCCTACCATCCAGACTCGCTATTGACATTTGCTGATCTGTTCAAATATTCTGGAGAACATCAATCATCAGCAGACGCTGTTGAGAAGTGTCTATTTGCACTAGAGTGTGCTTGGCATCCACTATTTAATCCACTGCAGGGCAACTATCAGTTGAAATACAGCCATGACTTAAACAAGCCATTTTTTACAGCCCTTTTCTGTCACATGAAAAATCTGGATAGGCGTGGTTGTCACCGTTCAGCTTTAGAGGCCTGCAAGTTTCTTTTGTCATTGGATTCTGATGACCCAAAGGGTGCTCTGTTTTGCATTGATTACTTTGCTCTAAGATCGCAGCAGTACAAATGGTTGGAACAGTTTGCTGAAGAGTACCAGTGTGATAACTCCCTCTGGCTGTTTCCTAATTTCTCCTTTTCTCTAGCCATTGCACGGTTTTATCTTGAACGTGATGCTGAGGATGTTTCTGATCATGCTGACAAGTCAACAGCTGTTGATCTCATGAAGCAAGCATTGATGCTTCATCCTCTGGTGCTTTCTAAGATTGTTGACAAGGCTCCTTTGAAGGACTCTTCATGGACCCAAATACTCAAGAATGCGTTCTTTGGATCAGCAAAGCCAGGAAGCCCTTCACTTGAGCATGTGATTAACATATATGTTGAGCGTCATTATATCATGTGGAGGTTCCCGGAACTTCAGAACTTACTCAAAGAAGCTGCTCTTCTGGTGATTGAATCACTAAAGCACGACAGCAGAGAAGCCCAGGACTGGGCATGTGTTATGAAAGAGGCATTCTCTTCAGAAAAGAATGA GTACTCTCATCTGCTTGTTTCAGACTTCTCTGATACAACACCATCGCTCCCTCCTGAAGAACTGCGGCCATTTATGGTTGGTCCAGGAATGGCGCATGATATGCCGCCTGTTGAACAAGAAGCTGGGCCTGAGAGAATACATGCCCCTCTTGAAGTTGCTGGGCACAACGCTTTGAGGGTCTTCCTGGAATCACTGCTCCCATGGGTCAACTACGGGGACAACCGTCACGGCGGAAATGGTCAACACGATGATGATTGA